In Zingiber officinale cultivar Zhangliang chromosome 8B, Zo_v1.1, whole genome shotgun sequence, a single genomic region encodes these proteins:
- the LOC122015166 gene encoding uncharacterized protein LOC122015166 has translation MSPRFRRLFPLRLFVRTLFPSQAPQTHPDPFYLFSSPSPHAPSVPSPCNLVRALSSQVTGRSDTSRRSRTPRVPGVEPSAISHLIASIAGGSDDLESQLHLLNLTPSHALVLEVLRASNDRAVSALRFFRWVLASHPDFRPNSEAYNQMVCNLGLVDDYDSMHCMLVQLSSMGHSLTEEAFSFLSRRGTVGVKESAKRIAELLNKVGGSCRGTGIFSLIKFLCSMNAFDTAIFVMSETARRTSYYNVLIAAKCRRRDFEGARGLFDEMRRYDKVAMSFILKASILFL, from the coding sequence ATGTCACCGCGATTTCGCCGGCTGTTTCCGCTGCGCTTGTTTGTGCGAACCCTATTCCCTTCGCAGGCCCCTCAGACCCATCCCGATCCCTTCTACCTCTTCTCCTCCCCCTCCCCGCACGCTCCCTCTGTCCCTTCTCCGTGCAACCTCGTCCGCGCTCTCTCTTCTCAGGTTACCGGACGTTCCGACACCAGCAGAAGGAGCCGAACCCCTCGCGTTCCAGGCGTCGAGCCTTCAGCAATTTCCCACCTCATTGCGTCGATCGCAGGCGGTTCGGATGATTTGGAATCGCAATTACACCTGCTGAATCTGACCCCTTCCCACGCCCTGGTTCTGGAGGTTCTCCGCGCGTCGAACGATCGTGCTGTCTCGGCGTTGCGCTTCTTCCGCTGGGTTTTGGCTTCTCACCCTGACTTTCGTCCTAATTCTGAGGCTTATAATCAGATGGTATGCAATCTCGGTCTCGTTGATGATTACGACAGCATGCATTGTATGTTAGTCCAGCTCTCCTCCATGGGGCATTCTCTAACCGAAGAGGCTTTCTCCTTCCTGTCGCGTCGAGGCACTGTTGGTGTTAAAGAGTCTGCCAAAAGAATCGCAGAGCTTCTAAATAAAGTTGGGGGATCTTGTCGAGGGACGGGAATCTTTTCCTTGATTAAGTTTCTCTGTTCCATGAATGCCTTTGATACGGCTATTTTCGTTATGTCAGAGACAGCCAGAAGGACTAGTTATTACAATGTGCTCATTGCTGCAAAATGCAGGAGACGTGATTTTGAAGGTGCTCGAGGTTTGTTTGATGAAATGCGCAG
- the LOC122015116 gene encoding uncharacterized protein LOC122015116 encodes MDRLAPLPISPRSLHTRCPPPSHSILSQISQTPRLTGTPKKRKPLNRSSPALSISRRSTAARVGSATGDDSVAPTVGIKSPLFERGRLYDLYSARRNERLERKMAECSEAVAVVTEDPAVAVVLAKRLLSKKAESARKSVLGHFSGSRGSSSRSAVGSSKEKRKAGSSFAECSAARGRKRNGSGSVRWL; translated from the coding sequence ATGGATCGGCTGGCGCCGCTCCCGATCTCTCCCCGCAGCCTCCACACCCGCTGCCCTCCGCCATCCCATTCGATCTTGTCGCAGATTTCCCAGACTCCTCGCCTCACAGGGACTCCCAAGAAGCGGAAGCCCCTGAATCGCTCCTCCCCTGCTCTCTCCATCTCCCGTCGATCGACGGCTGCTAGAGTAGGCTCCGCAACCGGCGACGACTCCGTCGCTCCCACGGTCGGCATAAAGAGTCCTCTGTTCGAGAGGGGGCGGCTCTACGACCTCTACTCGGCCAGGCGGAACGAGCGGCTCGAGAGGAAGATGGCGGAGTGCTCCGAAGCGGTGGCGGTAGTGACAGAGGACCCTGCCGTCGCAGTTGTGCTCGCCAAGAGGCTGCTCTCGAAAAAAGCTGAGTCCGCGAGGAAGTCGGTTCTGGGGCACTTCTCCGGGAGCCGTGGGAGTAGCTCCCGGTCAGCGGTGGGGAgcagcaaggagaagaggaaagcGGGCTCTTCCTTTGCTGAGTGCTCTGCCGCTCGCGGAAGAAAGCGAAACGGCTCTGGATCAGTCCGCTGGTTGTGA